A genomic window from Candidatus Methylacidiphilum fumarolicum includes:
- a CDS encoding galactose-1-phosphate uridylyltransferase, translating into MPELRKDPFVPNRWVVFSPERKQRPVEYTVVAQNNHREIFDAFSWGKEKLTPHEVFAFRPKDSPSDSPGWLVRVVPNKYPALRIEGDLQAEGIGMFDRMNGIGAHEVIIENPDPTVELADQTVEGVSLVLKAYRERILDLQQDIRFRYILIFKNKGRMAGATIIHPHSQLIALPIVPREVKEKIEQAKRHFEMKERSLFADVLHEELSTGKRIVLENSFFAAFCPWASRFPFESWIMPKFSSLDFSSLDDNQIMLLSDILQNLLKRLKKGLENPDYNLVLQTAPLRSSRREYMTAVEVDYRWHIEILPRISFLAGFELGSEFFINPVYPEEAADFLRQIRKI; encoded by the coding sequence ATGCCAGAACTTCGTAAAGATCCTTTTGTGCCAAATCGATGGGTCGTTTTTTCGCCTGAAAGAAAACAAAGGCCTGTAGAATACACTGTAGTGGCTCAAAACAATCACAGAGAAATTTTCGATGCCTTTTCTTGGGGAAAAGAAAAACTCACTCCTCATGAAGTTTTTGCTTTTAGACCTAAGGATAGTCCCTCCGATTCCCCTGGTTGGCTTGTACGCGTTGTCCCCAACAAGTATCCCGCTTTACGGATTGAAGGAGATCTCCAAGCCGAGGGTATTGGAATGTTTGATCGCATGAATGGGATAGGTGCTCATGAAGTCATCATCGAAAATCCCGATCCAACAGTCGAGCTTGCCGATCAAACAGTCGAAGGCGTTTCATTAGTACTGAAAGCCTATAGGGAGCGGATTCTTGATTTACAACAAGACATTCGCTTTCGGTACATTCTCATCTTTAAAAACAAAGGCAGGATGGCCGGAGCTACAATCATTCATCCGCATTCTCAATTGATTGCCCTGCCCATAGTCCCTCGCGAAGTGAAGGAAAAAATTGAGCAAGCTAAAAGGCATTTTGAAATGAAAGAAAGAAGCCTTTTTGCCGACGTATTACATGAGGAACTGAGCACTGGGAAAAGGATTGTTTTAGAAAACTCTTTTTTTGCAGCTTTTTGCCCATGGGCGAGCCGTTTCCCATTTGAATCTTGGATAATGCCAAAATTCTCTTCCTTGGATTTTTCTTCTCTTGACGATAATCAGATCATGCTTTTAAGCGATATTCTTCAAAATCTTTTGAAACGATTGAAAAAAGGCTTAGAAAATCCTGACTATAATCTTGTGCTGCAGACAGCTCCGCTTCGTAGTTCTCGACGCGAGTATATGACTGCCGTAGAAGTCGATTACCGGTGGCACATTGAAATTCTACCAAGGATTTCTTTCCTGGCAGGATTTGAATTAGGTAGTGAATTTTTCATCAATCCAGTCTATCCGGAAGAAGCAGCCGATTTTCTTCGACAAATTCGTAAGATATAG
- a CDS encoding DUF3226 domain-containing protein, whose translation MICEGEADEVFLKKLGKNQQINEYEVRSAKGIDKFPVMFNSAIVNYKDITKPNLILFIADAGADPKKTFENLVAQLSNEKAVKGKGLNFPMSCCEVASNKGYPAIKIHLLPDCDKKGSLETLCYKVMKEQHPEIEACIRNFAQCTNIEKWSPEQRDKAYVQCFIASTYHKDPNKSLRYYLQETNTSFNFNHEELKTLVEVIRNSVNTAKHLAT comes from the coding sequence ATTATTTGCGAAGGAGAGGCAGACGAAGTGTTTCTGAAAAAATTAGGAAAGAACCAACAGATCAATGAATATGAGGTACGGAGTGCTAAGGGAATAGATAAATTTCCTGTAATGTTCAATTCCGCTATTGTGAATTATAAAGATATAACAAAGCCCAATCTTATATTGTTTATTGCTGATGCAGGAGCAGATCCGAAAAAAACTTTTGAAAATCTCGTAGCCCAACTGAGTAATGAAAAGGCAGTAAAAGGAAAGGGTTTAAATTTTCCGATGAGTTGCTGTGAGGTTGCTTCTAATAAAGGCTATCCGGCTATAAAAATTCATCTCCTTCCGGATTGTGATAAAAAAGGCTCACTGGAAACTCTTTGTTATAAAGTAATGAAAGAACAGCATCCTGAAATTGAAGCGTGTATAAGAAACTTTGCCCAATGTACTAATATTGAAAAGTGGTCACCTGAACAAAGGGATAAGGCTTATGTGCAATGCTTTATAGCTTCTACATATCATAAAGATCCAAATAAATCGTTACGTTATTACCTTCAAGAAACCAATACAAGTTTCAATTTCAATCATGAAGAATTAAAAACCTTAGTCGAAGTGATAAGGAATTCTGTAAATACCGCAAAACATTTAGCCACTTGA
- a CDS encoding cytochrome c oxidase subunit 3, protein MEIPYTVTARPDTGLYNAKVGIWLFLASEVMLFGGLFSAYIFLRLGATHWPHHILNVPMGLFNTMVLISSSITMVMAWSSLKMRQFSNYRKWLGITLFCGVLFLSVKSVEYKDKFHHYGIILNSGQEITGHLAMTEEEAIHSDVLKIKPDPENAGDFLFQLKSIFSKPEGEEKVLEIPKKEIRWWSNFVPKYNTYLATYFTMTGIHALHILGGLLVLGYFWGPGAALYRTNPEHLANRVEVAGLFWHFVDLVWIFLFPTLYLF, encoded by the coding sequence ATGGAGATCCCTTATACAGTGACTGCCAGACCGGATACCGGTCTTTATAATGCAAAGGTTGGTATTTGGTTGTTTTTAGCTTCTGAGGTCATGCTTTTTGGAGGCCTTTTTTCAGCCTATATTTTTCTGAGGCTAGGTGCTACCCATTGGCCGCATCATATCCTTAATGTTCCAATGGGGCTCTTTAATACCATGGTGCTTATTAGTTCGAGTATCACGATGGTGATGGCGTGGAGTTCCTTAAAGATGCGGCAATTTTCTAATTATAGAAAATGGCTTGGGATCACTCTTTTTTGCGGGGTGTTGTTTCTCAGCGTTAAATCTGTTGAATATAAAGATAAGTTCCATCATTACGGGATCATTTTGAATAGTGGACAGGAAATTACTGGCCATTTGGCGATGACAGAAGAGGAAGCCATCCATTCTGATGTATTAAAAATTAAGCCGGATCCTGAAAATGCTGGAGATTTTCTTTTTCAGTTAAAATCCATTTTTTCGAAACCTGAGGGAGAAGAGAAAGTCCTAGAAATCCCTAAAAAGGAAATTCGCTGGTGGTCTAATTTCGTTCCAAAGTATAATACCTACCTAGCCACCTATTTTACGATGACGGGGATTCATGCGCTGCATATCTTAGGTGGTTTATTAGTCTTGGGTTATTTTTGGGGACCAGGAGCAGCCTTATATAGAACGAATCCAGAACATTTAGCCAATAGGGTCGAAGTAGCAGGGCTTTTCTGGCATTTTGTCGATCTAGTGTGGATCTTCCTTTTCCCAACACTCTATTTGTTTTAA
- a CDS encoding glycoside hydrolase family 57 protein produces MNILLLWHMHQPDYIDHSTNVALMPWVRLHSVHSYLDMLEMVERFPGLKTIFNFTPVLLEQIEKLVQKEAKDFVEILTRIPATELTPIQKQKILENFFKANYETMIRPIPRYYELLQRRGKVVNYARLEELTSLFSPQDYLDIQVFYNLVWCGYAARKQYPFLNELRKQGGNYTEEQKEELLKIHHSILSSIIPKYKMALDRGQIEITTSPFYHPILPLIYDTNFARRCMPYVNLPSQFKAPEDALNQLKLGQEKMKSVFGRPARGLWPSEGSVCPELLPLFKEAGFDYFFTDESILFRSLELDPHWRGKHEDHLLLFQGWRVELPEASLCALFRERPLSDFIGFKASQNDPGQAANFLLHSLENTCKHIDPKRGAVLIALDGENAWESFNDGGEAFLSSFYRGLVEHRNLKTTLASEYFDTYPPANTVYKLYTGSWINADFDIWIGDSEENKAWEWLGKTREFLTKNSNKEGNASELKSWKCLYAAEGSDWFWWYGPDFSTDSDQLFDELFRSHLKNVYGFLGFTPPPYLDLPINVPSLPVPYIFPRLYISPKLTGRLENYFDWVGAGFLDISVQQTAMYQSNRIGKKLFFGFDKNNFYLRLDLATKPEIVVVDFISPAIHRVECVAKDSNLWDKKIEAMDSAGIFQPVGGTIEVFWDDFFVLALPVAAIGWKENSQVSFFVRILNHEHLSLERYPERGTIDFLFPSEDFELQQWFI; encoded by the coding sequence ATGAATATTCTTCTTCTCTGGCACATGCACCAACCCGACTACATTGATCATTCTACCAATGTGGCGCTTATGCCATGGGTCAGGCTTCATTCGGTTCATAGCTATCTGGACATGTTAGAAATGGTGGAAAGATTTCCAGGACTCAAAACGATATTTAATTTTACGCCGGTGTTGCTCGAGCAGATTGAAAAACTAGTACAAAAAGAAGCAAAAGACTTCGTTGAAATTTTAACCAGAATCCCCGCGACCGAACTTACTCCGATCCAAAAACAAAAGATTTTGGAAAATTTTTTCAAAGCAAATTATGAAACCATGATTCGGCCTATCCCTCGGTACTATGAACTCTTGCAAAGAAGAGGCAAGGTAGTTAATTACGCAAGATTAGAAGAATTAACTTCGCTCTTTAGTCCTCAGGATTACTTAGACATACAAGTATTTTATAATCTGGTCTGGTGCGGTTATGCTGCCCGAAAGCAGTATCCTTTTCTAAACGAACTAAGAAAACAGGGCGGAAATTATACCGAAGAGCAAAAAGAAGAGCTTTTGAAAATTCATCACTCCATCCTTTCCTCCATCATCCCAAAGTATAAAATGGCTCTGGACAGAGGCCAGATCGAAATCACCACCTCTCCCTTCTACCACCCTATCCTGCCTCTTATTTATGACACCAATTTTGCTCGCCGCTGCATGCCCTATGTTAACCTCCCCTCTCAATTCAAAGCTCCCGAAGACGCATTGAACCAACTGAAGCTTGGGCAGGAAAAAATGAAGAGTGTTTTCGGTAGACCTGCCCGTGGGCTTTGGCCATCAGAAGGCTCAGTCTGTCCGGAACTTCTTCCACTGTTCAAAGAAGCAGGATTTGATTACTTTTTTACAGATGAATCCATTCTCTTCCGTAGCCTTGAACTTGATCCTCATTGGCGTGGGAAACATGAAGATCATCTCCTTCTTTTTCAGGGTTGGCGGGTAGAGTTGCCAGAGGCTTCTCTTTGTGCCCTCTTCAGAGAAAGACCCCTGTCGGATTTTATTGGATTCAAAGCTTCCCAAAACGATCCAGGACAAGCGGCTAATTTTCTTCTCCATAGCCTTGAGAATACTTGCAAACATATTGATCCCAAAAGAGGGGCAGTTCTTATCGCTCTGGATGGAGAAAATGCTTGGGAGTCTTTTAACGATGGGGGAGAGGCTTTTCTTAGTTCCTTCTACCGGGGACTTGTGGAACATCGGAATTTAAAAACCACCCTCGCTTCTGAGTATTTTGATACCTATCCCCCAGCCAACACTGTTTATAAGCTTTATACCGGTTCATGGATCAACGCTGATTTCGATATATGGATTGGAGATAGCGAGGAGAATAAAGCTTGGGAATGGCTGGGGAAAACCAGGGAATTTTTAACTAAAAATTCAAATAAAGAAGGGAATGCTTCTGAGCTTAAAAGTTGGAAATGTCTTTATGCTGCTGAAGGCAGTGATTGGTTCTGGTGGTATGGTCCAGATTTTTCCACTGATTCCGATCAACTCTTTGATGAGCTCTTCCGCTCACATCTTAAAAATGTGTATGGGTTTTTAGGCTTCACCCCACCACCTTATCTAGACCTGCCTATCAATGTTCCTTCTCTCCCGGTCCCTTATATTTTTCCCAGATTGTACATAAGCCCAAAATTAACAGGAAGACTCGAAAATTATTTTGATTGGGTTGGTGCGGGATTCCTTGACATTTCGGTTCAACAAACTGCTATGTACCAATCGAATCGGATCGGCAAAAAACTGTTCTTTGGTTTTGATAAAAATAATTTTTACCTCCGGTTAGACTTAGCAACAAAACCAGAAATTGTGGTCGTTGACTTTATCTCTCCGGCCATCCATAGAGTCGAATGTGTCGCCAAAGATAGTAACCTATGGGATAAGAAAATTGAAGCCATGGACAGTGCCGGTATTTTTCAGCCTGTGGGAGGAACAATAGAGGTCTTTTGGGATGATTTCTTTGTCCTAGCTCTGCCTGTAGCTGCCATAGGTTGGAAAGAAAATAGTCAAGTTAGTTTTTTTGTAAGGATCCTTAATCATGAACATCTAAGCCTGGAAAGATATCCTGAAAGAGGGACTATTGATTTCCTATTTCCTTCTGAGGATTTTGAGTTACAACAATGGTTCATTTAA
- a CDS encoding AAA family ATPase, translated as MINSLKITNFRCFKDLALEGLSRINIITGDNAAGKSTILEAIYIACKPNPGTIQWLTQHRVPPSYLQKEAFAFSMGRYFNDPTSPISFQVDKKQAGSSKNWCVKLILHRLYDFSTPSYTPAFQEEAFSPPKTSNVNLGYNPEHVLPRLEFHIQEDNKNPEENWIGFIGNKMVQDGVIFKAIVPNTFFFGSPVIYDPSASAKILSAFIEKKEESIFLDAFKKEYPEVTDIFPLVTPDFPLGAVFFEIKDPNIRISSPLYSSGTHKSLTILLIAADSRSSQGIILVDEIENGIHWSRMNSLWRLLNDFTTKNQIQVFATTHSYECLEYFVDVMKESGKETEFTIIHAKKDRKTNMPSASVIPGEFAESAIRSRLEIR; from the coding sequence ATGATTAATTCGCTGAAAATAACGAATTTTCGCTGTTTTAAAGATCTCGCTTTAGAGGGTCTCTCTAGAATCAATATTATTACTGGAGATAACGCGGCCGGTAAGTCGACGATTCTTGAGGCTATTTATATTGCTTGTAAGCCTAATCCAGGAACAATCCAGTGGTTAACTCAGCATCGTGTGCCTCCATCCTATTTACAAAAAGAGGCTTTTGCCTTTTCAATGGGACGTTATTTTAATGATCCGACTTCGCCTATATCTTTTCAGGTTGATAAGAAACAGGCGGGTTCTTCTAAAAACTGGTGCGTTAAGCTGATACTCCACCGTTTATATGATTTTAGCACTCCTTCTTATACCCCTGCTTTTCAAGAAGAAGCTTTTTCTCCTCCAAAAACTTCCAATGTGAACCTAGGGTATAACCCAGAACATGTATTACCTCGATTAGAATTTCATATCCAAGAAGATAATAAAAACCCTGAAGAAAACTGGATTGGATTTATTGGTAACAAAATGGTTCAGGATGGAGTTATTTTCAAAGCAATTGTGCCCAATACGTTCTTTTTTGGCTCCCCAGTTATTTATGATCCATCCGCTTCAGCAAAAATTTTGTCGGCCTTTATTGAAAAAAAAGAAGAGAGTATTTTCTTAGATGCTTTTAAAAAGGAATACCCTGAAGTCACAGATATTTTTCCATTGGTAACCCCAGACTTTCCGCTAGGAGCTGTTTTTTTTGAAATAAAAGATCCAAATATAAGAATTTCCTCGCCTCTCTATTCTTCTGGAACCCACAAATCACTGACTATTTTGCTCATCGCTGCCGATTCCAGATCCTCACAAGGGATCATTCTGGTTGATGAAATAGAAAATGGCATTCACTGGAGTCGAATGAACAGTTTATGGCGACTGTTAAATGATTTTACCACAAAAAACCAAATACAGGTTTTTGCAACCACTCATAGCTACGAATGCCTGGAATATTTTGTCGATGTTATGAAGGAATCTGGAAAAGAAACTGAATTTACCATTATCCATGCAAAAAAGGATCGTAAAACAAATATGCCTTCGGCATCCGTAATTCCTGGAGAATTTGCTGAATCAGCCATCAGATCCAGGCTTGAAATACGATGA
- a CDS encoding cytochrome C oxidase subunit IV family protein, with translation MSEEIHTEKKRIKSYFVVFGFLVILALVNVAVSYLHLGGMNIAAGLVIAGVQALLALGILMHIFWEKKTIHHLIGLAILFVLALFLLLVASYFDSIGK, from the coding sequence ATGAGTGAAGAAATACATACGGAAAAAAAGAGGATTAAGTCTTATTTTGTCGTTTTTGGATTTTTGGTCATACTAGCTTTGGTCAATGTGGCCGTTTCATATCTTCATTTAGGGGGAATGAATATTGCTGCAGGATTAGTCATTGCTGGCGTGCAGGCATTGTTGGCTTTAGGGATCCTGATGCATATTTTTTGGGAGAAAAAGACTATCCATCATCTTATAGGTCTTGCGATCCTTTTTGTTTTGGCTTTATTTTTATTATTAGTAGCTTCTTATTTTGATTCTATAGGAAAATAA
- a CDS encoding cytochrome c oxidase subunit II gives MIALLLELTGISPNAAEHGHQVDQFMELILWFMLILFVIWFSFFVYSLVKFNSKKHPKANYEGLKADWPKHLEWGVIFVEMVLLFGFSIPLWGKRVLNPPSVSEAIVVEAIAQQFGWLFHYPGADGKLGKRDNFLIDPMNPIGLDKTDPASKDDIVTMNEMHVPVGKPLLVQIGSKDVVHNFYVIQMRIQRDAIPGLTIPLWFTPIKTGRFEIACGQLCGVGHFAMKGYLVVESQEEYNNWLKQMAEMNAESNNHAQPSVAGY, from the coding sequence ATGATCGCACTTTTGTTGGAACTTACAGGTATTTCACCAAATGCTGCTGAACATGGACACCAAGTAGATCAATTCATGGAGTTGATCTTATGGTTTATGCTTATTCTTTTTGTTATTTGGTTTTCGTTTTTTGTTTATTCATTGGTGAAGTTTAACAGTAAAAAGCATCCTAAAGCCAATTATGAAGGGCTGAAAGCTGATTGGCCAAAGCATTTGGAGTGGGGAGTTATTTTTGTTGAGATGGTTTTACTCTTCGGCTTTTCCATCCCACTCTGGGGGAAACGGGTATTGAATCCACCATCGGTTTCAGAGGCGATTGTAGTAGAGGCTATTGCTCAACAATTTGGATGGCTTTTCCATTATCCTGGAGCGGATGGGAAGCTGGGGAAACGGGATAATTTTCTTATTGATCCAATGAATCCCATAGGTCTCGATAAAACTGATCCGGCGTCTAAAGATGATATTGTTACGATGAACGAAATGCATGTGCCTGTGGGAAAACCTTTACTGGTTCAGATTGGTTCCAAGGATGTAGTCCATAATTTCTATGTTATTCAAATGCGGATTCAAAGGGATGCGATTCCTGGATTGACTATACCATTGTGGTTTACTCCTATCAAAACGGGAAGATTTGAGATTGCCTGTGGTCAACTTTGTGGAGTTGGCCATTTTGCCATGAAAGGCTATCTGGTGGTTGAGTCTCAGGAGGAGTACAATAATTGGCTCAAACAAATGGCTGAAATGAATGCTGAATCTAACAATCATGCACAACCTTCTGTGGCCGGCTACTAA
- a CDS encoding DUF5069 domain-containing protein, producing MDYDPFDLTQHPPRSPRVQLGGFVLLPRVIDKGRALLKGKIGEYKYNCPMDQKLFSFLQINEKQFLEILSKTSSDKEVLKEILKISPLSLAFWQIENWSSVLQRSGPSDLDSKKFFVTSLEQIAPDREDIVSWFDLLDLDDYVSFGGKP from the coding sequence ATGGATTATGATCCTTTCGATTTAACACAACATCCCCCTCGAAGTCCAAGAGTGCAATTAGGCGGGTTCGTACTACTCCCTAGAGTGATTGACAAGGGAAGAGCATTGCTCAAAGGAAAGATCGGGGAGTATAAGTACAATTGTCCCATGGATCAAAAGCTCTTTTCTTTCCTCCAGATTAATGAAAAACAGTTTTTGGAGATTCTCTCTAAAACTTCATCAGATAAAGAGGTTTTGAAAGAAATTTTAAAAATATCGCCTCTTTCATTAGCTTTTTGGCAAATTGAAAACTGGTCTAGTGTTCTGCAGCGAAGCGGCCCTTCAGATCTTGATTCAAAAAAATTTTTTGTAACCTCTCTTGAGCAAATTGCCCCTGATCGAGAGGATATAGTCAGTTGGTTTGATCTTTTGGATCTAGACGATTATGTCAGCTTTGGAGGAAAGCCTTAA
- a CDS encoding alpha-amylase/4-alpha-glucanotransferase domain-containing protein: protein MVHLKKIDILWVVHFHQPIGVFAETKKKFTHKATLPFLQSIRDHPQVRLSLHFSGNYLVYLQENEIEVIELIQKLITEKQIELLGGGFYEPIFCYLSNEDSLLQLEKLNRFLKNTFGQSPKGVWLAESIWEPYFVELLCRSGYQYTILEDSLFENAGITPAEIKQPFLTQFNQHAIHVFAYHSSFSKEIPFKDIKDIHSSFVQISHREGMQLLCIAQNGELYGFWPDTREQIYHRGRLENWLQYLENNASWIQTRLPSEFIDGYWPIITLPSGGRKELQPFCLPYKATLDYISAFNDLKVRFDADRFLKFFRGGHWLTFLSKYPEANHIHKRMLQVSAKIRLLPKEFQEEIFDCLLASQGHTVYWHAFKDGLFGNYIRDSAFYHILKAEKMIKEKAEHLVPPIEQNDFDADKFPEIFLRSSHCSLCIEPLYGGSITEFNFLPTSYNLANTLQRHPCYFPEPVPPDMYIEDWHQRTLFLDHFVPLSTSAYDFANSSFLEYGDFVNQPYTIVELVQNAKGLSVVLERNGGLYFINKMFHFTIRKEYLLSPQGELQVNYTITNNDTVPIELLYCCEINYSILSVDSLDRYILIKDKKLNPGMIFEEEQVSEWTIYDKTRNLAWQWILPEEPLQIYHFPIYTVSYERGLFAKDYQGSTFEILKSFHLQPKEKMTLKIITKFLNS from the coding sequence ATGGTTCATTTAAAAAAGATCGATATTCTTTGGGTGGTCCATTTTCATCAGCCCATAGGTGTTTTTGCTGAAACCAAGAAAAAATTTACTCATAAGGCCACCCTCCCTTTCCTTCAATCGATTAGGGATCATCCGCAAGTCCGACTTTCTCTCCATTTTAGCGGTAACTATCTAGTCTATCTCCAAGAAAATGAGATAGAGGTTATAGAACTGATTCAAAAATTGATTACTGAGAAGCAGATTGAACTGCTTGGAGGAGGATTTTATGAACCCATCTTTTGTTATCTTTCCAATGAGGATAGCTTGCTGCAGCTTGAAAAATTGAATCGGTTTTTGAAAAACACCTTCGGTCAGTCTCCTAAGGGTGTGTGGCTAGCTGAATCCATATGGGAACCTTATTTTGTCGAGCTACTCTGCCGATCTGGGTATCAATATACCATTTTAGAGGACAGTCTTTTTGAAAATGCTGGTATAACACCCGCAGAAATTAAACAGCCATTTCTTACTCAATTCAACCAGCACGCCATTCATGTGTTCGCTTATCATTCATCCTTCTCAAAAGAAATTCCTTTTAAAGATATCAAAGATATCCATTCCTCATTCGTCCAAATAAGCCACAGGGAAGGCATGCAACTTCTTTGCATTGCTCAAAATGGAGAGCTCTACGGTTTTTGGCCTGATACCAGAGAGCAAATTTATCATAGAGGTCGACTGGAAAATTGGTTGCAATATCTTGAAAATAACGCCTCTTGGATTCAAACCAGACTGCCATCAGAATTTATTGATGGCTACTGGCCAATAATCACCCTGCCTTCAGGTGGAAGAAAAGAACTACAACCTTTTTGCTTACCGTATAAAGCCACATTAGATTACATTTCCGCATTCAATGACTTAAAGGTTAGATTTGATGCTGATAGATTCCTCAAGTTTTTTCGTGGAGGCCACTGGTTAACTTTCCTCTCTAAGTATCCTGAAGCTAATCACATCCATAAAAGAATGCTTCAAGTCAGTGCCAAAATCCGATTATTGCCCAAGGAATTCCAGGAAGAAATCTTTGACTGTCTGTTGGCAAGTCAAGGACATACAGTGTATTGGCATGCCTTTAAAGATGGTCTTTTTGGTAATTATATTCGAGATTCAGCCTTTTATCATATTCTTAAGGCTGAGAAAATGATCAAAGAAAAAGCAGAGCATCTTGTACCGCCTATTGAGCAAAATGATTTTGATGCAGATAAGTTCCCAGAAATTTTCCTCCGCTCTTCCCACTGCTCCTTATGTATCGAACCTTTATATGGTGGCTCTATTACCGAGTTTAATTTCCTCCCCACCTCTTATAACTTAGCCAATACCTTACAACGACATCCCTGTTATTTTCCCGAACCTGTTCCTCCAGACATGTATATCGAAGATTGGCATCAAAGGACTCTCTTTCTAGATCATTTCGTTCCTTTATCCACTTCAGCCTATGATTTTGCCAACAGTTCTTTTTTGGAATATGGGGATTTTGTCAATCAGCCCTACACCATTGTGGAGCTCGTCCAGAATGCAAAGGGACTATCCGTTGTCTTGGAAAGAAATGGAGGGCTGTATTTCATAAACAAAATGTTCCATTTTACCATTAGAAAGGAGTACCTTCTTTCTCCTCAAGGCGAACTTCAAGTCAATTACACCATTACTAATAACGATACCGTCCCTATAGAACTGCTTTATTGTTGTGAAATCAATTATTCGATCCTTTCTGTTGATTCTCTAGACCGTTATATCCTCATTAAGGATAAAAAGCTTAACCCAGGCATGATTTTTGAAGAAGAGCAGGTGAGCGAATGGACCATTTATGACAAGACCAGAAATCTTGCTTGGCAATGGATTCTGCCTGAAGAACCCCTACAAATTTATCACTTTCCTATCTATACGGTCAGTTATGAAAGGGGATTATTCGCTAAAGACTACCAAGGATCCACTTTTGAGATCCTTAAATCTTTTCATCTGCAGCCTAAGGAAAAGATGACATTAAAAATAATTACAAAATTTCTAAATTCCTAG